The following are encoded together in the Silurus meridionalis isolate SWU-2019-XX chromosome 2, ASM1480568v1, whole genome shotgun sequence genome:
- the arhgef38 gene encoding rho guanine nucleotide exchange factor 38 produces MDPKECEVNEKENEKEEKKEKDRRIKRRPFLRYLERRRTDTIVDDDFGKGDVSINTLVRRSQSDKTEYSAKLKGKLAPHELPSPLLEPEEIRHRKMVKRSKVIEELVRTEEDYLRDLDLCIREVLTPLRNTQVVDVDRLFTNMESVSAVSAELLHRLQEATAEPDPETQLIGEVFIQAKGALEDVYKIYCYHHDEASALLKSYDMQEDAQVHFRTCISALKLIYDQEGKSNLLDMGSLLIKPVQRVMKYPLLLGELQLATPLDHPDNQPLQEALTTAKIINANINEFKRRKDIVMKYKRSDDEGTLKGKLNKLNIHSIRKKSDRITGYFKILTGVEPQVRDEAFDREEKLFRNLEKAVRQLVKNLNVYLLYAQDMAVVEVQDVEDLEAMMKDPDKIDTNGYQHRRNGHDPYRRLVERLERLVLSPLSCLQAMFLSPQKLIQKRYDKLLDSCSSGSDEQLQAQRDYQALNDQLTVDLQRFNHAAQTLLTNCLLSLIKLIKELTEGAKPLVHQLPAPLSNISEVQSSIMEDISNLTFFRENSQRLMERKVSFEKRDKKNMAVECVQPQAESVRSRLISQYPSDRLYELKRKCNATQDQDITLLQGELVALLEDYDPFGSTSRWFVDTGSTQGYVYSTFLKSYNPQRDVHSERTDDFDNLSLFVSGNGRGSHSSYRPSTPSSQQGETASTEDQEQHFYAVYSFVARCEQELSLQEYQPVRILQFSDHGGNKDWWLAESNGQRGYVPANYLGKMSYA; encoded by the exons ATGGATCCCAAGGAATGTGAAgtgaatgagaaagaaaatgaaaaagaggagaagaaagagaaggacagaaggattAAGAGAAGGCCCTTCCTCAGGTACCTGGAGAGGAGGAGAACTGACACGATCGTGGACGATGACTTTGGAAAAGGAGATGTCAGTATCAACACGTTGGTGCGCCGGAGTCAGTCCGATAAAACTGAGTACAGCGCCAAACTCAAAG GAAAACTGGCACCCCATGAGCTCCCCTCCCCCTTACTGGAGCCTGAGGAGATCCGTCACAGAAAGATGGTaaaaaggtcaaaggtcataGAGGAGCTGGTCAGGACGGAAGAGGACTACCTGAGAGACCTGGATCTGTGCATCAGGGAAGTGCTGACACCTCTACGCAACACACAG gTGGTGGATGTGGACCGTCTTTTTACCAACATGGAGTCTGTTAGTGCTGTATCAGCTGAGCTTCTGCACAGACTGCAGGAGGCCACAGCAGAACCTGATCCAGAAACACAGCTCatag gggaggTGTTTATCCAGGCAAAGGGTGCACTGGAGGATGTGTATAAGATTTACTGTTACCACCACGATGAGGCCAGCGCTCTGTTAAAGAGCTACGACATGCAGGAGGACGCACAAGTGCACTTCAGGACCTGTATATCTGCACTCAA gcTGATTTATGACCAAGA AGGGAAATCTAACCTCCTGGACATGGGGTCTTTACTCATTAAACCAGTGCAGCGTGTGATGAAATACCCGCTCCTACTGGGTGAACTACAGCTGGCCACGCCCCTCGATCACCCTGACAACCAGCCGTTACAGGAAGCGCTAACAACAGCAAAAATCATCAACGCCAACATCAACGAGTTCAAGAGGAGGAAGGACATTG TAATGAAGTATAAGAGGAGTGATGATGAAGGAACACTAAAGGGAAAACTGAACAAACTCAACATTCACTCCATCAGAAAGAAATCCGACCGCATCACTGGCTACTTCAAGATCCTCACTGGAGTGGAACCACAG GTGCGTGATGAAGCTTTTGATAGGGAGGAGAAACTCTTCCGTAATTTGGAAAAAGCTGTCAGACAGCTGGTCAAAAACCTCAACGTCTACCTGCTCTATGCACAG GACATGGCCGTGGTGGAGGTGCAGGATGTGGAGGACTTGGAGGCCATGATGAAGGATCCTGATAAAATCGACACCAATGGCTATCAGCACAGGAGGAACGGACATGACCCCTATAGACGCCTG GTGGAGCGGTTGGAGCGTCTAGTGCTGTCCCCTTTGTCCTGTCTGCAGGCCATGTTCTTGTCACCTCAGAAGCTGATCCAAAAGCGTTACGATAAACTGCTGGACTCGTGTTCCTCAGGCAGTGATGAGCAGCTTCAGGCCCAGCGTGACTATCAGGCGCTAAACGATCAGCTCACCGTCGACCTGCAGCGCTTTAACCATGCTGCCCAGACCCTCCTTACCAACTGCCTGCTCAGTCTCATCAAGCTGATAAAGGAACTGACCGAGGGGGCCAAACCACTCGTACACCAACTTCCT GCTCCTCTGTCGAACATCAGCGAGGTACAGAGCAGCATCATGGAGGATATCAGCAACCTGACATTCTTCAGAGAGAACTCAcagagactgatggagagaaAAGTCAGCTTTGAGAAACGAGATAAGAAGAACATG GCAGTGGAGTGTGTGCAGCCCCAGGCGGAGTCTGTGAGGTCCAGGCTGATCTCTCAGTATCCTTCTGATCGTCTGTATGAGCTGAAGAGGAAGTGTAATGCCACTCAGGATCAGGATATCACGCTCCTGCAGGGGGAACTGGTCGCCTTACTAGAGGACTACGACCCATTTGGCAGCACCAGCCGCTGGTTTGTCGACACCGGAA gcacaCAGGGCTACGTGTACTCCACATTCCTGAAGTCCTATAACCCTCAGCGAGACGTTCACAGCGAGCGCACTGATGATTTCGACAATCTCAGTTTATTTGTGTCAGGCAACGGGAGGGGCAGTCACTCCAGCTACAGGCCGTCCACTCCGTCCAGCCAGCAGGGGGAAACAGCGAGCACAGAGGACCAGGAGCAACAT TTCTATGCTGTGTATTCATTCGTGGCACGCTGCGAGCAGGAGCTCAGTCTGCAGGAGTACCAGCCCGTCCGCATCCTACAGTTCTCCGACCATGGTGGAAACAAAGACTGGTGGCTTGCTGAATCCAATGGCCAGAGGGGCTACGTCCCCGCTAACTACCTCGGCAAGATGTCCTACGCCTGA
- the ints12 gene encoding integrator complex subunit 12 yields MAGSVSLELDPVFLKGLSYLHSKSKDSAEKLKALLDESLSRGSDSVYRSSLKEVELSKVSVPKLIKQDSKSTSGSSSSSSSSSSSSSSGKSSSSEKSKKEGEKRPAEKVRLESGDAVDPPKKPRLDKVENRASPIAFQSKEIPIGDFNYSDETNADDFAMEMGLVCVVCRQMTVGPGNQLVECQECHNLYHQECHKPQVTDKDVNDPRLVWYCARCTRQMKRMAQKTQKPPQKASPTVTSVTPVVKDPLVKKAELKPKPDTTGSFQAFKRTEVKASSAALVNSSSSVSSLPSGSALTGWAAFTKTTASASSGTKPGLAKPLPSSTSSKPVGLFALGTKAQTGSGNGNNGGNGNTAAQLKPPPPLTLGKPVLSRSGSGDNSGKSGSSSPGASGSSGAGGNGGSNGGGNGGSSSSSSSNSNTTNSQKASADGKAPTSQESQLNAMKRLQMVKKKAAQRKLKK; encoded by the exons ATGGCTGGAAGTGTGAGTCTGGAGCTGGACCCGGTTTTCCTAAAAGGTCTGAGCTACCTTCACTCCAAGAGCAAAGACTCAGCGGAGAAGCTGAAGGCTCTGCTGGACGAGTCCCTGTCCAGAGGAAGCGATTCAGTGTATCGTTCTTCACTGAAG GAAGTCGAGCTTTCCAAAGTGTCGGTGCCCAAACTGATCAAACAGGACTCCAAATCCACATCTGGCTCATCCTCGtcatcttcctcatcttcctcatcatcgTCCAGTGGTAAATCCAGCAGCTCAGAGAAGAgcaagaaagaaggagagaaaagacCTGCTGAGAAG GTGAGGCTGGAGAGTGGAGATGCAGTCGATCCGCCCAAAAAGCCACGTCTGGATAAAGTGGAAAATCGTGCGTCCCCTATCGCCTTCCAGTCGAAGGAAATTCCTATAGGAGACTTTAACTACAGTGACGAGACCAACGCTGACGACTTTGCCATGGAGATGGGATTAGTGTGTGTCGTGTGCAG ACAGATGACTGTGGGTCCGGGGAACCAGCTGGTGGAGTGTCAGGAGTGTCACAACCTGTACCATCAGGAGTGTCACAAACCTCAGGTGACGGATAAGGACGTGAACGATCCGCGGCTGGTGTGGTACTGCGCACGCTGCACGCGCCAGATGAAGCGCATG gctcagaaaacacaaaaacctcCTCAGAAAGCGAGTCCAACTGTAACGTCGGTCACGCCGGTGGTTAAAGACCCGCTGGTGAAGAAGGCGGAGCTGAAACCCAAACCAGACACAACAGGATCTTTTCAGGCCTTTAAGAGGACAGAGGTCAAG GCGTCATCTGCGGCACTGGTGAACTCGTCCAGCAGTGTGTCATCTCTCCCTTCGGGGAGCGCTCTCACTGGTTGGGCCGCCTTCACCAAAACCACCGCTTCAGCTTCCTCCGGAACCAAACCAGGCCTTGCTAAGCCCCTCCCTTCCTCCACCAGTTCAAAGCCTGTTGGTCTGTTTGCGTTGGGCACCAAAgcacaaacaggaagtggaaatGGGAACAACGGAGGTAACGGGAACACCGCGGCACAGCTGAAGCCACCGCCCCCTCTCACACTCGGGAAACCGGTTCTAAGTCGTTCTGGAAGCGGGGACAATTCTGGAAAATCAGGCTCCTCCTCACCCGGGGCGAGCGGCTCCAGTGGTGCCGGGGGCAACGGGGGCTCAAACGGAGGAGGCAACGGGGGCAGCAGCAGCTCGAGCAGCAGCAATAGTAACACCACCAACAGTCAGAAAGCATCAGCTGACGGCAAAGCACCAACATCACAGGAGTCTCAGCTCAACGCCATGAAGCGCCTGCAGATGGTGAAGAAGAAAGCAGCACAGAGGAAGCTGaagaaataa